The Candidatus Stygibacter australis genome window below encodes:
- a CDS encoding alanine--tRNA ligase-related protein: MTQQLYLEDSYLREFTAKVLELDIDQNAIVLSATAFYPTGGGQPCDFGTLSFKENISNVIKVKKVEGKIWH; the protein is encoded by the coding sequence ATGACGCAGCAATTATATTTAGAAGATAGTTATTTGCGAGAATTCACAGCGAAAGTGCTGGAATTGGATATTGATCAGAACGCAATTGTGCTTTCAGCAACAGCTTTTTATCCAACTGGAGGTGGACAGCCTTGTGATTTCGGAACTTTGAGTTTTAAGGAAAATATCAGTAATGTGATAAAAGTGAAAAAGGTGGAAGGAAAGATCTGGCAT
- a CDS encoding M3 family metallopeptidase — protein sequence MVNIFKVKEIAKELADISTEYSRKNWVKYTTGYDFGINEVYKKMLEVLKDKDKYKVILEHLEKELNADDRRRVELLAKRFKNYHLSPELNKLSEQMQQKTTELSQILNTHRNKLRGREITSIEIAQIVQQSDDEELRKEAFLSRTAVNKPLVEGGFIELLNMRKEYAQLYGADNYVDYSLEQRELDPAIFQSWQKELKEQLPQIKKAQSEFARKYLRKSELMPWDGAYLSGKIAPELKKEVDMAGFYEPIRQLYARFGIDISEDNTTYDVFPRKNKSEWGYNFPIQRGVESRILANVKNRYSNFGVLLHETGHAMHHARLDVDDVLMNYGVSGIISEGIANLFGGFLYEEIFYKDFFADDIENAGNHLGAIKKWQEMNRMTAIENILFDQALYLNPISSIDDIKELKWKMYSELLGKKPYAEEPLWGFLIHHTTHPIYLHNYLMGDVTGAMLKQVFCEQQQIDSILEKPKEFGRFIIDQVIKPSGRYPYAELFKLISGKDFSLGYLKV from the coding sequence GTGGTTAATATCTTTAAAGTGAAAGAGATAGCAAAAGAGTTAGCAGATATTTCAACAGAATATTCTCGTAAGAACTGGGTTAAATATACTACTGGTTATGATTTTGGGATCAATGAAGTATATAAGAAAATGCTTGAAGTATTGAAGGATAAAGATAAATACAAAGTGATCCTTGAACATCTTGAAAAAGAATTAAACGCTGATGATAGGCGGAGAGTGGAATTACTGGCAAAGAGATTTAAGAATTATCATTTATCTCCTGAGCTGAATAAACTAAGTGAGCAGATGCAGCAAAAGACAACTGAACTTTCACAGATATTAAATACTCATCGTAACAAATTAAGGGGCAGAGAGATAACCTCAATTGAAATAGCCCAGATAGTCCAGCAGAGTGATGATGAGGAATTGCGAAAAGAAGCTTTTTTATCACGAACAGCAGTAAATAAACCTCTGGTGGAGGGAGGATTTATTGAACTTCTGAATATGAGAAAGGAATATGCTCAGCTCTATGGAGCCGATAATTATGTGGATTATTCCCTGGAACAAAGAGAGCTTGATCCTGCTATCTTTCAGTCATGGCAAAAGGAACTTAAGGAGCAATTACCACAGATAAAAAAGGCGCAAAGTGAATTTGCCCGGAAATATCTGAGAAAATCAGAGCTGATGCCCTGGGACGGAGCTTATCTATCAGGGAAAATTGCACCGGAGTTAAAGAAAGAAGTCGATATGGCAGGATTTTATGAACCCATAAGACAGCTATATGCCAGATTTGGAATTGATATCAGCGAAGATAATACCACATATGATGTATTTCCACGCAAGAATAAATCAGAATGGGGTTATAATTTCCCTATCCAGCGTGGCGTGGAATCAAGAATCCTGGCAAATGTGAAAAACCGGTACAGCAACTTTGGAGTGCTGCTGCATGAAACAGGTCATGCCATGCACCATGCCAGGCTTGATGTAGATGATGTGCTGATGAATTATGGAGTGAGTGGTATCATTTCAGAAGGGATAGCGAATTTATTTGGCGGATTCTTATATGAAGAAATCTTTTATAAGGATTTTTTCGCAGATGATATAGAAAACGCTGGAAATCACCTGGGAGCAATTAAGAAATGGCAGGAAATGAATAGAATGACAGCAATAGAAAATATCTTATTTGATCAGGCACTCTATTTGAATCCGATCAGTAGTATAGATGATATCAAGGAATTGAAGTGGAAAATGTATTCTGAATTACTGGGGAAGAAGCCTTATGCAGAAGAACCGCTCTGGGGTTTTCTTATCCATCATACAACGCATCCTATATACCTGCATAATTACTTAATGGGAGATGTTACGGGAGCAATGCTCAAGCAGGTATTTTGTGAACAGCAGCAGATAGATAGTATTTTAGAAAAGCCAAAGGAGTTTGGCAGATTCATAATAGACCAGGTAATAAAACCTTCCGGGCGATACCCTTATGCAGAGCTTTTCAAGCTCATTAGCGGTAAGGATTTCTCATTGGGATATCTAAAGGTATAA